One stretch of Archocentrus centrarchus isolate MPI-CPG fArcCen1 chromosome 5, fArcCen1, whole genome shotgun sequence DNA includes these proteins:
- the creld1a gene encoding cysteine-rich with EGF-like domain protein 1, whose amino-acid sequence MGLKWIHRNLLQAAWLWSLLAGQVNSCPDSCSLCSGPENNQCEECRAGWSLHNKICVDIDECGTELGNCPPNSYCFNTEGSFECRGCDLACVGCMGSGPARCRKCASGYRLTGSKCLDIDECSDRVLACHGLDEICSNTEGAFRCDCAQGFIRRDGVCVKKQLPNVEEKGLFEDIQDDEVEVLQQMFFGGVLCALATLAAKGDLVYTSVFMGALAAMAGYWLSDRGDRMLDSFIKGH is encoded by the exons atgggactgaAGTGGATTCACAGAAACCTGCTGCAGGCTGCTTGGCTGTGGAGTCTGCTGGCTGGTCAGGTGAACAGCTGTCCAGATAGCTGCAGTTTGTGTTCAGGGCCAGAAAATAACCAGTGTGAGGAATGCAGAGCTGGTTGGTCACTCCATAATAAGATCTGTGTAG ACATTGATGAGTGTGGCACTGAGCTGGGTAACTGTCCTCCAAATAGTTACTGCTTTAATACAGAAGGATCCTTTGAGTGCAGAG GTTGTGACCTGGCCTGTGTGGGCTGCATGGGTAGCGGACCAGCACGCTGCAGGAAATGTGCTTCTGGGTACAGACTGACAGGGTCCAAGTGTTTGG ATATAGATGAATGTAGTGACCGGGTGCTTGCCTGTCACGGTCTGGATGAGATTTGTAGCAACACAGAAGGCGCTTTCCGTTGTGACTGTGCTCAAGGATTCATCCGCAGGGACGGTGTTTGTGTGAAGAAGCAGCTGCCTA ATGTTGAGGAAAAAGGTCTGTTTGAGGACATCCAGGATGATGAAGTGGAGGTACTGCAGCagatgttttttgggggggtgctTTGTGCTCTGGCAACACTTGCAGCAAAGGGAGATTTGGTCTACACATCTGTATTTATGGGAGCACTGGCAGCCATGGCGGGTTACTGGCTTTCTGACAGAGGAGACCGCATGTTAGACAGCTTCATAAAGGGACACTAA